The following proteins are encoded in a genomic region of Musa acuminata AAA Group cultivar baxijiao chromosome BXJ2-11, Cavendish_Baxijiao_AAA, whole genome shotgun sequence:
- the LOC135626163 gene encoding dof zinc finger protein DOF5.1-like isoform X2, with the protein MVFPSVPVFLDPPNWNQAHQQGNSGRGGGEASQLPPGLAAPRPDGGMAGLMRPGSMADRARLAKIPQPEPGLKCPRCDSTNTKFCYFNNYSLSQPRHFCKTCRRYWTRGGALRNVPVGGGCRRNKRTKSTAGGSSSKSSNTTTQTGASSSSSTATSSGVGGAIASTTLLASQLPFMASLHPLPDFAATNFGVSFSGIQPVETLDYQLGGSGSSAPGGGVGMENLRLQQMQQFSLIGGLDLPQPPAPAPTPASGLFSFVGDGGGFIGGSSTGQAQTKPTNSGLITQLASVKMDDSQQLLGFPRPYLGVSRNDQFWSGGGSSSSTGGWMTDLSGFNSSSSNIF; encoded by the exons ATGGTTTTCCCATCAGTTCCTGTGTTTCTTGATCCACCTAATTGGAACCAG GCTCACCAGCAGGGAAACAGCGGCCGCGGTGGCGGTGAGGCTTCCCAGCTTCCACCAGGATTGGCAGCGCCGCGCCCTGACGGTGGTATGGCTGGCCTGATGAGGCCTGGGTCGATGGCGGACCGAGCACGGCTGGCAAAGATACCGCAGCCGGAGCCCGGGCTCAAGTGCCCGCGTTGCGACTCCAcaaacaccaagttctgctacttcaACAACTACTCCTTGTCGCAACCGCGCCATTTCTGCAAGACATGCCGGCGTTACTGGACGCGAGGGGGGGCCCTCCGAAACGTCCCCGTCGGCGGCGGTTGCCGGCGCAACAAGAGGACCAAGTCCACCGCCGGTGGTAGCTCCTCGAAGTCCTcgaataccaccacccagaccggtgcctcctcctcgtcttccacGGCCACGTCGTCGGGCGTAGGTGGTGCAATCGCATCCACCACGCTGCTCGCTTCGCAGCTGCCGTTCATGGCCTCGTTGCACCCGCTTCCCGACTTCGCAGCGACCAACTTTGGTGTGAGCTTCTCAGGCATCCAACCCGTGGAAACGTTGGACTACCAGCTgggtggcagcggcagcagcgccCCAGGCGGCGGCGTCGGGATGGAGAACCTGAGGCTTCAGCAAATGCAGCAGTTTTCTCTGATAGGCGGACTGGACCTCCCACAGCCGCCGGCACCTGCGCCAACACCGGCTTCCGGGCTATTCTCTTTCGTCGGTGATGGTGGTGGGTTCATCGGTGGTTCATCGACAGGGCAAGCTCAAACAAAACCGACCAATTCCGGACTCATCACCCAACTGGCTTCGGTGAAGATGGATGACAGCCAACAGCTGCTTGGTTTTCCGAGACCGTATCTTGGTGTTTCTCGCAACGACCAATTCTGGAGCGGCGGAGGCAGCAGCAGTAGCACCGGAGGATGGATGACAGATCTCTCCGGATTCAACTCTTCATCTAGCAACATATTCTAA
- the LOC135626163 gene encoding dof zinc finger protein DOF5.1-like isoform X1: MVFPSVPVFLDPPNWNQQQAHQQGNSGRGGGEASQLPPGLAAPRPDGGMAGLMRPGSMADRARLAKIPQPEPGLKCPRCDSTNTKFCYFNNYSLSQPRHFCKTCRRYWTRGGALRNVPVGGGCRRNKRTKSTAGGSSSKSSNTTTQTGASSSSSTATSSGVGGAIASTTLLASQLPFMASLHPLPDFAATNFGVSFSGIQPVETLDYQLGGSGSSAPGGGVGMENLRLQQMQQFSLIGGLDLPQPPAPAPTPASGLFSFVGDGGGFIGGSSTGQAQTKPTNSGLITQLASVKMDDSQQLLGFPRPYLGVSRNDQFWSGGGSSSSTGGWMTDLSGFNSSSSNIF, from the exons ATGGTTTTCCCATCAGTTCCTGTGTTTCTTGATCCACCTAATTGGAACCAG CAACAGGCTCACCAGCAGGGAAACAGCGGCCGCGGTGGCGGTGAGGCTTCCCAGCTTCCACCAGGATTGGCAGCGCCGCGCCCTGACGGTGGTATGGCTGGCCTGATGAGGCCTGGGTCGATGGCGGACCGAGCACGGCTGGCAAAGATACCGCAGCCGGAGCCCGGGCTCAAGTGCCCGCGTTGCGACTCCAcaaacaccaagttctgctacttcaACAACTACTCCTTGTCGCAACCGCGCCATTTCTGCAAGACATGCCGGCGTTACTGGACGCGAGGGGGGGCCCTCCGAAACGTCCCCGTCGGCGGCGGTTGCCGGCGCAACAAGAGGACCAAGTCCACCGCCGGTGGTAGCTCCTCGAAGTCCTcgaataccaccacccagaccggtgcctcctcctcgtcttccacGGCCACGTCGTCGGGCGTAGGTGGTGCAATCGCATCCACCACGCTGCTCGCTTCGCAGCTGCCGTTCATGGCCTCGTTGCACCCGCTTCCCGACTTCGCAGCGACCAACTTTGGTGTGAGCTTCTCAGGCATCCAACCCGTGGAAACGTTGGACTACCAGCTgggtggcagcggcagcagcgccCCAGGCGGCGGCGTCGGGATGGAGAACCTGAGGCTTCAGCAAATGCAGCAGTTTTCTCTGATAGGCGGACTGGACCTCCCACAGCCGCCGGCACCTGCGCCAACACCGGCTTCCGGGCTATTCTCTTTCGTCGGTGATGGTGGTGGGTTCATCGGTGGTTCATCGACAGGGCAAGCTCAAACAAAACCGACCAATTCCGGACTCATCACCCAACTGGCTTCGGTGAAGATGGATGACAGCCAACAGCTGCTTGGTTTTCCGAGACCGTATCTTGGTGTTTCTCGCAACGACCAATTCTGGAGCGGCGGAGGCAGCAGCAGTAGCACCGGAGGATGGATGACAGATCTCTCCGGATTCAACTCTTCATCTAGCAACATATTCTAA